The Candidatus Desulfatibia profunda genome contains a region encoding:
- a CDS encoding FAD-dependent oxidoreductase: MKFVIIGGDAAGMSAASRAKRNRPDLEVIVLEKTVDVSYSACGMPYNIADPDRDIDDLVVRPALVFREKLGIDLLTGHCVEAIDAKAKTVSGSTLENDLFTLPYDQLLIATGAASILPDLPGFDLPGVLTLKSLADGRAIKHFLASNAVQKVVIVGMGYIALEMCEALRARNIEVAMVKPGDVFLPWMEPSLADVVKAELESNGVQLYPGRNLEKIEYAAGSLNVVCTDLTLSGDMVLVAVGVRPNSELAADAGIELGEKRAIAVSSSLRTSDKNVFAAGDCADAFHVVTGQKTWIPLALRANRAGWAVADNVCGKDVKLPGIAGTAVFKVFNLEVARTGLNSREASASGFMPAEVVIQSRTRAHAHPGASTIWVQMVGDKKTGRLLGVQMVGREGAAHRINAPAVALHGRMTLEQFSQSDMAYAPPFGPVWDPMLVAANQLIKAL, from the coding sequence AGAAAACCGTGGATGTTTCCTACAGCGCCTGTGGAATGCCATACAATATCGCCGATCCGGACCGGGACATTGACGATCTTGTGGTACGGCCGGCTTTGGTGTTCAGGGAAAAACTGGGCATTGATCTTTTAACGGGCCATTGCGTTGAAGCCATTGACGCGAAAGCCAAAACCGTTTCCGGATCGACCCTTGAAAACGACTTATTCACACTTCCCTATGATCAGCTGCTGATTGCAACCGGCGCTGCCTCGATCCTGCCGGATCTTCCGGGCTTTGACCTTCCTGGAGTTTTGACTTTGAAAAGTCTTGCTGACGGCAGAGCCATCAAACACTTTTTAGCGTCAAACGCCGTTCAAAAAGTGGTGATCGTGGGTATGGGGTATATCGCTTTAGAAATGTGCGAGGCCCTGCGGGCCAGAAATATCGAAGTTGCCATGGTCAAACCCGGGGACGTTTTTCTGCCCTGGATGGAACCGAGCCTGGCGGACGTGGTCAAGGCAGAGCTTGAATCCAACGGCGTGCAGCTGTATCCCGGCCGTAATTTGGAAAAGATCGAATACGCCGCCGGCAGTCTCAATGTCGTCTGCACCGATTTGACGCTGTCGGGCGACATGGTCCTGGTTGCCGTCGGCGTTAGACCCAACAGTGAACTTGCTGCAGATGCCGGTATCGAGCTGGGTGAAAAGCGGGCCATTGCGGTAAGCAGCAGTCTCAGAACTTCAGATAAAAATGTTTTTGCTGCCGGTGATTGTGCTGACGCCTTTCACGTGGTCACGGGCCAAAAAACATGGATTCCCCTGGCTTTAAGGGCCAACAGGGCCGGCTGGGCGGTTGCCGACAATGTTTGCGGCAAAGATGTTAAACTGCCGGGTATTGCCGGCACAGCCGTATTTAAAGTGTTTAATCTTGAAGTGGCCCGCACGGGCCTCAACAGCCGGGAGGCATCAGCATCCGGTTTTATGCCTGCTGAAGTGGTGATACAGTCGCGCACCCGGGCCCATGCGCACCCCGGTGCTTCAACGATTTGGGTGCAGATGGTCGGTGATAAAAAGACCGGCCGTCTGCTTGGTGTCCAGATGGTCGGCAGGGAGGGCGCCGCCCACCGGATCAATGCCCCGGCGGTAGCACTTCACGGCCGTATGACGCTGGAACAGTTCAGCCAGTCGGATATGGCCTATGCACCGCCTTTCGGCCCCGTATGGGACCCGATGCTGGTGGCGGCAAACCAGCTTATTAAAGCATTGTAG